From a single Cotesia glomerata isolate CgM1 linkage group LG6, MPM_Cglom_v2.3, whole genome shotgun sequence genomic region:
- the LOC123267789 gene encoding protein mahjong isoform X1, translated as MATTDALARETDVVQILRQWEEDHQSSSYDPIPTLKRLAEIIESETENYLKMDPDPFDERHPSRTDPECNFGHILKVLFRKDNFMTRLINDYLRDSYYTRAGISGRDVRQLNIAACRLMLDILPGLETSAVFQPDNDGLIHRLFSWAEKSPEPLRSYATGLLAAAMEVQDIATGFREQNAKMVPLMLQRLHKLQEDHPTVNNRPFASFGHNRHSFGDSENKCVPGKRKIRDKLENGVKNSNNLSFLNEEGPNSPDNEVQPTKKRRSSPDDEEPQNTTPMKSSDYQQIMSPPQSVPNTPNSLKDQGTPSNTPNRGTPPRSLNIARSSATRNLTHSVSTPSMLLEGNSNSSWAEMESYVIGNIQMYPPTLATQQMLIFRYLTPMGEYQEFLQHVFEKNALDLILKYINVRETKDSRLAFEALKYLASLLCHKKFSIEFLNANGLDKLLDVPRPSVAATGVSICLYYLAYCEDALERVCQKPKAIISNLVTYALWLLERSHDSGRCHATMFFGCSFPFKIILEEFDAQDGLRKLFNVISTLPILNVEDESILNDDEECASRQIVRHVAVALKKYIEAHLYLKAEQLQQQQRVENELGQQVVPQSLSSKPCKFKNEEEAQEKVELLLKLMNVRTHWPPVEKLYELGSITLLLQIIALAREWNFSNRAYNSSCSETVRSCLDVIAVCTVVPKVMLLLCDRVDMPDSSMTMAINLLLAAAEGEITPDADVQRAALRAIVNCVCAPIQRVSGTVVRFSSTGSNKKKTNTYNSEELIQKVWSSVRSNNGIMVLLQLMMVKTPITDADSIRALACRALAGLARSEKVRQIIGKLSMFTGGQLQSLMTNPIHNEKRQEHVMFQKYALELIERVSGKAKPTNAEYELSLASLHRANVIAQTKIQYDKQQLNQLIYQHFVSEGLYHVAAELQRSVGLDTAVMKPMISYQPFTYSTPAPTVAARPGYSPGYIYNTNPRNQRDGFNRSTAQTPPSTRYISHTSSTPITPGVRIKLADSLNQSNSNNQPIKLQINQKKHQQDKVNSMNQSLSTPFNRSLQKQISRDPGAVAGAELPLASHTTPLITLDSIVTEYLTNQHALCKNPMVTCPKFNLFEPHKCPDPRPKSSAAANITVRSTRRQVGINDKRLDRRYIYSRFCPIKTFRPTDVEGAFMCCTFSADQQSLMVGTYSGDVKMFNIHTGIEEASYQCHESYLSHMECNKRGDLLLTSTAWRRPLSGLWSIGTFFDLKLTMEAEDYVEFSKHQDKIIGTQGDTATIYDIATGKLVSTLTPSIASNGYFRNRATFSVNDELVLSDGILWDVNSGKEIHKFDKLNASINGFFHPSGTEIISHTEVWDLRTFHLLNTVPALENHEVVFSPVNHILYGVFVEQDNDNEPTCSTAFQTLDALDYSSIATCDVKKGIYSLACNKYDTQIAIVENVGEEYINVQESSVRLYDVGRRRDDEDEADEDDDEDDLDASDDDDGSNSDSDDDDDNNGDDLDNADQAVDADQNLNEGEDNDDDDDDDDDDDDENDDDDDDDDDDTLDGDDSANDSDEFNPESPDYNLSYLDDFEGLFHV; from the exons atggctacgACAGATGCACTTGCCAGAGAGACGGACGTTGTTCAAATATTAAGGCAATGGGAGGAAGATCACCAATCGTCGTCATACGATCCAATCCCAACACTTAAAAGGTTAGCCGAAATAATCGAGTCGGAGACTGAAAACTACCTCAAAATGGATCCAGACCCCTTCGACGAGCGTCATCCGTCCCGCACTGACCCGGAGTGCAATTTTGGGCACATCCTCAAGGTTTTATTTCgtaaagataattttatgacTAGG CTTATAAACGACTATTTAAGAGACTCCTATTACACAAGAGCAGGAATATCCGGCCGAGACGTGCGTCAATTAAACATAGCAGCGTGCAGACTGATGCTGGACATCCTCCCGGGTTTAGAAACCTCAGCAGTCTTCCAGCCGGACAACGACGGTCTGATCCACCGATTATTCTCCTGGGCCGAAAAGAGCCCCGAACCTCTCCGTAGCTACGCCACAGGCTTACTCGCAGCAGCCATGGAGGTCCAAGACATAGCAACGGGATTCCGAGAGCAGAACGCAAAAATGGTCCCCTTAATGTTGCAACGCCTCCACAAACTCCAAGAAGACCACCCGACTGTCAACAACCGTCCTTTCGCGAGTTTCGGCCACAACCGCCACAGCTTCGGTGACTCCGAGAACAAATGCGTGCCAGGAAAGCGAAAAATCCGCGATAAGCTCGAGAACGGCGTAAAAAACTCCAACAATTTGAGTTTCCTCAACGAAGAAGGCCCCAACAGTCCCGACAATGAAGTCCAGCCTACTAAAAAACGCCGAAGCAGTCCCGACGACGAGGAACCTCAAAACACAACTCCCATGAAGTCCAGCGACTACCAACAAATAATGTCGCCTCCTCAATCAGTCCCCAACACTCCAAACTCCTTAAAGGACCAAGGAACGCCTTCTAACACTCCAAACCGCGGAACTCCACCACGAAGTTTAAACATCGCCCGTTCAAGTGCCACTCGGAACCTCACTCACAGCGTGAGCACTCCCTCAATGCTTCTCGAGGGAAACTCAAATTCTTCCTGGGCAGAAATGGAGTCTTACGTAATAGGAAACATCCAAATGTACCCACCAACATTAGCGACCCAGCAAATGCTGATCTTCCGTTACCTAACACCAATGGGAGAATACCAAGAATTTCTCCAACACgtctttgaaaaaaacgctctggacttaattttaaaatacataaacgTCCGCGAGACCAAAGACAGCCGGCTTGCGTTCGAAGCTTTAAAATACCTTGCCTCTCTCCTCTGccacaaaaaattctcaatagaatttttaaacgcCAATGGCCTCGACAAACTCCTGGACGTCCCTCGACCCAGCGTAGCAGCAACAGGTGTCTCAATCTGCCTCTACTATCTAGCTTACTGCGAAGACGCTTTAGAGCGTGTGTGCCAAAAGCCAAAAGCAATAATCTCAAACCTAGTAACTTACGCCCTCTGGCTCCTAGAGAGAAGCCACGACTCCGGAAGGTGCCACGCTACCATGTTCTTCGGGTGTTCCTTCCCCTTTAAAATCATCCTTGAAGAGTTCGACGCGCAAGACGGCCTTCGCAAGCTCTTCAACGTAATATCAACTCTCCCAATCCTAAACGTTGAAGatgaatcaattttaaacGACGATGAAGAGTGCGCTTCTCGTCAAATTGTCCGACATGTCGCCGTAGCTTTAAAGAAGTACATCGAAGCGCACTTGTACCTCAAAGCCGAGCAGCTCCAGCAGCAACAGAGGGTCGAGAATGAATTAGGACAGCAAGTGGTTCCTCAGTCTTTATCTAGCAAGccttgtaaatttaaaaacgaaGAGGAAGCTCAAGAAAAGGTCGAACTTCTTCTAAAATTGATGAACGTCCGCACGCATTGGCCTCCTGTGGAAAAATTGTATGAGCTAGGTTCTATCACTTTGTTACTACAGATAATAGCGCTTGCTAGAGAGTGGAACTTTAGCAACCGAGCTTACAATTCATCCTGCTCTGAGACAGTCCGCTCTTGTTTAGACGTAATCGCAGTCTGTACAGTCGTTCCAAAAGTAATGCTTCTACTCTGCGACCGCGTGGACATGCCAGACTCATCAATGACCATGGCGATTAATTTACTCCTAGCCGCTGCTGAGGGAGAGATAACTCCCGACGCTGATGTCCAGCGCGCTGCCTTGCGAGCTATTGTAAACTGCGTTTGCGCTCCAATTCAACGAGTCTCAGGAACAGTGGTCCGATTTTCCTCCACGGGGtctaataagaaaaaaacaaacacTTACAATTCTGAAGAATTAATCCAGAAAGTCTGGTCTAGTGTGAGGTCTAACAACGGAATCATGGTGCTGTTACAATTGATGATGGTCAAGACTCCCATCACCGACGCTGACAGCATCCGCGCTCTGGCTTGTCGTGCTCTAGCTGGTCTTGCACGCAGTGAAAAAGTCAGACAGATTATCGGGAAGCTTTCGATGTTCACCGGAGGCCAGCTTCAGTCTCTAATGACCAACCCGATCCACAACGAGAAGCGTCAGGAGCACGTGATGTTCCAGAAGTACGCTTTGGAATTAATCGAGAGAGTCTCTGGAAAAGCTAAGCCTACCAATGCCGAGTACGAGTTGTCCTTAGCGAGTCTCCATCGGGCTAATGTCATCGCTCAGACTAAAATTCAGTACGACAAGCAGCAACTTAACCAATTAATCTACCAGCATTTTGTGTCTGAGGGATTGTACCACGTAGCTGCGGAGCTCCAGCGGTCAGTTGGACTGGACACAGCGGTAATGAAGCCTATGATTTCGTACCAGCCGTTTACTTACAGCACCCCTGCTCCGACAGTAGCTGCCCGTCCAGGATACTCTCCGGGGTATATTTATAACACAAATCCTCGGAACCAACGGGACGGCTTTAATCGGTCTACTGCTCAAACTCCGCCGTCGACTCGGTATATCTCCCACACTTCTAGTACACCAATAACTCCTGGAGTTAGGATTAAATTAGCGGACAGTCTGAACCAGTCTAATTCCAACAACCAGCCGATAAAGCTCCAGATAAACCAGAAGAAGCACCAGCAAGACAAGGTTAATTCAATGAACCAATCTTTGTCCACTCCCTTCAACAGATCTTTACAAAAGCAAATTTCTCGCGACCCTGGAGCGGTTGCAGGAGCTGAGCTACCTCTTGCGTCTCATACAACTCCTTTAATTACTCTAGACTCAATTGTTACGGAGTACCTGACTAACCAACACGCGCTCTGTAAAAATCCAATGGTGACTTGTCCTAAGTTCAATCTCTTCGAGCCGCACAAGTGTCCTGACCCGCGACCTAAGAGCTCCGCGGCGGCTAATATTACTGTGAGGTCCACCAGGAGGCAAGTTGGGATCAATGACAAGCGGCTTGATAGAAGATATATTTACAGTCGATTTTGTCCGATAAAAACTTTCAGACCCACTGATGTTGAGGGCGCTTTTATGTGCTGTACCTTTTCTGCGGACCAGCAGTCGCTGATGGTCGGGACTTATTCCGGAGATGTTAAGATGTTTAATATTCACACGGGGATTGAAGAAGCTTCTTATCAGTGCCACGAGTCGTATCTCAGCCACATGGAGTGCAATAAAAGGGGAGATTTGCTGTTGACTTCAACTGCTTGGAGACGACCCTTGTCTGGGCTCTGGAGCATCGGGACTTTCTTTGATCTCAAGCTTACTATGGAAGCTGAGGATTATGTGGAGTTTAGCAAGCATCAGGATAAAATTATTGGGACTCAGGGCGATACTGCGACGATTTATGATATCGCGACCGGGAAATTGGTCAGTACTTTGACCCCGTCGATTGCGTCTAATGGGTACTTTAGGAACCGCGCGACTTTTAGTGTTAATGATGAGCTTGTTTTGAGTGATGGAATACTCTGGGATGTTAATTCAGGAAAAGAAATTCATaagtttgataaattaaacGCTTCTataaatggattttttcaTCCTAGTGGGACGGAAATTATTTCTCACACTGAAGTCTGGGATTTAAGGACATTCCATTTGCTCAATACTGTCCCGGCGTTGGAAAATCATGAAGTTGTTTTCTCCCCGGTTAATCATATACTTTATGGAGTGTTTGTGGAGCAGGATAATGATAATGAGCCGACTTGCTCGACGGCTTTTCAAACTCTTGATGCGTTAGATTACTCGTCTATTGCGACCTGTGATGTTAAAAAGGGAATTTATAGCTTGGCGTGCAATAAATATGACACGCAGATTGCTATTGTGGAGAATGTTGGCGAGGAGTATATTAATGTACAGGAATCGTCGGTTAGGTTGTATGATGTTGGGAGGAGGAGGGATGATGAAGATGAAGCTGATGaggatgatgatgaagatgatCTTGATGCtagtgatgatgatgatggctCTAATTCGGAttctgatgatgatgatgacaataatggcgatg ATCTCGATAATGCAGACCAAGCTGTCGACGCGGATCAGAATTTGAACGAAGGTGAGGACAACGacgacgatgatgatgatgatgatgatgatgacgatgagaatgatgatgatgatgacgacGACGATGATGATACTCTCGACGGCGATGATTCAGCTAATGATAGTGACGAGTTCAACCCAGAATCACCCGATTACAATCTATCATACTTGGATGATTTTGAAGGTCTGTTTCATGTGTAA
- the LOC123267789 gene encoding protein mahjong isoform X2, whose amino-acid sequence MATTDALARETDVVQILRQWEEDHQSSSYDPIPTLKRLAEIIESETENYLKMDPDPFDERHPSRTDPECNFGHILKVLFRKDNFMTRLINDYLRDSYYTRAGISGRDVRQLNIAACRLMLDILPGLETSAVFQPDNDGLIHRLFSWAEKSPEPLRSYATGLLAAAMEVQDIATGFREQNAKMVPLMLQRLHKLQEDHPTVNNRPFASFGHNRHSFGDSENKCVPGKRKIRDKLENGVKNSNNLSFLNEEGPNSPDNEVQPTKKRRSSPDDEEPQNTTPMKSSDYQQIMSPPQSVPNTPNSLKDQGTPSNTPNRGTPPRSLNIARSSATRNLTHSVSTPSMLLEGNSNSSWAEMESYVIGNIQMYPPTLATQQMLIFRYLTPMGEYQEFLQHVFEKNALDLILKYINVRETKDSRLAFEALKYLASLLCHKKFSIEFLNANGLDKLLDVPRPSVAATGVSICLYYLAYCEDALERVCQKPKAIISNLVTYALWLLERSHDSGRCHATMFFGCSFPFKIILEEFDAQDGLRKLFNVISTLPILNVEDESILNDDEECASRQIVRHVAVALKKYIEAHLYLKAEQLQQQQRVENELGQQVVPQSLSSKPCKFKNEEEAQEKVELLLKLMNVRTHWPPVEKLYELGSITLLLQIIALAREWNFSNRAYNSSCSETVRSCLDVIAVCTVVPKVMLLLCDRVDMPDSSMTMAINLLLAAAEGEITPDADVQRAALRAIVNCVCAPIQRVSGTVVRFSSTGSNKKKTNTYNSEELIQKVWSSVRSNNGIMVLLQLMMVKTPITDADSIRALACRALAGLARSEKVRQIIGKLSMFTGGQLQSLMTNPIHNEKRQEHVMFQKYALELIERVSGKAKPTNAEYELSLASLHRANVIAQTKIQYDKQQLNQLIYQHFVSEGLYHVAAELQRSVGLDTAVMKPMISYQPFTYSTPAPTVAARPGYSPGYIYNTNPRNQRDGFNRSTAQTPPSTRYISHTSSTPITPGVRIKLADSLNQSNSNNQPIKLQINQKKHQQDKVNSMNQSLSTPFNRSLQKQISRDPGAVAGAELPLASHTTPLITLDSIVTEYLTNQHALCKNPMVTCPKFNLFEPHKCPDPRPKSSAAANITVRSTRRQVGINDKRLDRRYIYSRFCPIKTFRPTDVEGAFMCCTFSADQQSLMVGTYSGDVKMFNIHTGIEEASYQCHESYLSHMECNKRGDLLLTSTAWRRPLSGLWSIGTFFDLKLTMEAEDYVEFSKHQDKIIGTQGDTATIYDIATGKLVSTLTPSIASNGYFRNRATFSVNDELVLSDGILWDVNSGKEIHKFDKLNASINGFFHPSGTEIISHTEVWDLRTFHLLNTVPALENHEVVFSPVNHILYGVFVEQDNDNEPTCSTAFQTLDALDYSSIATCDVKKGIYSLACNKYDTQIAIVENVGEEYINVQESSVRLYDVGRRRDDEDEADEDDDEDDLDASDDDDGSNSDSDDDDDNNGDVDILFLDSRSR is encoded by the exons atggctacgACAGATGCACTTGCCAGAGAGACGGACGTTGTTCAAATATTAAGGCAATGGGAGGAAGATCACCAATCGTCGTCATACGATCCAATCCCAACACTTAAAAGGTTAGCCGAAATAATCGAGTCGGAGACTGAAAACTACCTCAAAATGGATCCAGACCCCTTCGACGAGCGTCATCCGTCCCGCACTGACCCGGAGTGCAATTTTGGGCACATCCTCAAGGTTTTATTTCgtaaagataattttatgacTAGG CTTATAAACGACTATTTAAGAGACTCCTATTACACAAGAGCAGGAATATCCGGCCGAGACGTGCGTCAATTAAACATAGCAGCGTGCAGACTGATGCTGGACATCCTCCCGGGTTTAGAAACCTCAGCAGTCTTCCAGCCGGACAACGACGGTCTGATCCACCGATTATTCTCCTGGGCCGAAAAGAGCCCCGAACCTCTCCGTAGCTACGCCACAGGCTTACTCGCAGCAGCCATGGAGGTCCAAGACATAGCAACGGGATTCCGAGAGCAGAACGCAAAAATGGTCCCCTTAATGTTGCAACGCCTCCACAAACTCCAAGAAGACCACCCGACTGTCAACAACCGTCCTTTCGCGAGTTTCGGCCACAACCGCCACAGCTTCGGTGACTCCGAGAACAAATGCGTGCCAGGAAAGCGAAAAATCCGCGATAAGCTCGAGAACGGCGTAAAAAACTCCAACAATTTGAGTTTCCTCAACGAAGAAGGCCCCAACAGTCCCGACAATGAAGTCCAGCCTACTAAAAAACGCCGAAGCAGTCCCGACGACGAGGAACCTCAAAACACAACTCCCATGAAGTCCAGCGACTACCAACAAATAATGTCGCCTCCTCAATCAGTCCCCAACACTCCAAACTCCTTAAAGGACCAAGGAACGCCTTCTAACACTCCAAACCGCGGAACTCCACCACGAAGTTTAAACATCGCCCGTTCAAGTGCCACTCGGAACCTCACTCACAGCGTGAGCACTCCCTCAATGCTTCTCGAGGGAAACTCAAATTCTTCCTGGGCAGAAATGGAGTCTTACGTAATAGGAAACATCCAAATGTACCCACCAACATTAGCGACCCAGCAAATGCTGATCTTCCGTTACCTAACACCAATGGGAGAATACCAAGAATTTCTCCAACACgtctttgaaaaaaacgctctggacttaattttaaaatacataaacgTCCGCGAGACCAAAGACAGCCGGCTTGCGTTCGAAGCTTTAAAATACCTTGCCTCTCTCCTCTGccacaaaaaattctcaatagaatttttaaacgcCAATGGCCTCGACAAACTCCTGGACGTCCCTCGACCCAGCGTAGCAGCAACAGGTGTCTCAATCTGCCTCTACTATCTAGCTTACTGCGAAGACGCTTTAGAGCGTGTGTGCCAAAAGCCAAAAGCAATAATCTCAAACCTAGTAACTTACGCCCTCTGGCTCCTAGAGAGAAGCCACGACTCCGGAAGGTGCCACGCTACCATGTTCTTCGGGTGTTCCTTCCCCTTTAAAATCATCCTTGAAGAGTTCGACGCGCAAGACGGCCTTCGCAAGCTCTTCAACGTAATATCAACTCTCCCAATCCTAAACGTTGAAGatgaatcaattttaaacGACGATGAAGAGTGCGCTTCTCGTCAAATTGTCCGACATGTCGCCGTAGCTTTAAAGAAGTACATCGAAGCGCACTTGTACCTCAAAGCCGAGCAGCTCCAGCAGCAACAGAGGGTCGAGAATGAATTAGGACAGCAAGTGGTTCCTCAGTCTTTATCTAGCAAGccttgtaaatttaaaaacgaaGAGGAAGCTCAAGAAAAGGTCGAACTTCTTCTAAAATTGATGAACGTCCGCACGCATTGGCCTCCTGTGGAAAAATTGTATGAGCTAGGTTCTATCACTTTGTTACTACAGATAATAGCGCTTGCTAGAGAGTGGAACTTTAGCAACCGAGCTTACAATTCATCCTGCTCTGAGACAGTCCGCTCTTGTTTAGACGTAATCGCAGTCTGTACAGTCGTTCCAAAAGTAATGCTTCTACTCTGCGACCGCGTGGACATGCCAGACTCATCAATGACCATGGCGATTAATTTACTCCTAGCCGCTGCTGAGGGAGAGATAACTCCCGACGCTGATGTCCAGCGCGCTGCCTTGCGAGCTATTGTAAACTGCGTTTGCGCTCCAATTCAACGAGTCTCAGGAACAGTGGTCCGATTTTCCTCCACGGGGtctaataagaaaaaaacaaacacTTACAATTCTGAAGAATTAATCCAGAAAGTCTGGTCTAGTGTGAGGTCTAACAACGGAATCATGGTGCTGTTACAATTGATGATGGTCAAGACTCCCATCACCGACGCTGACAGCATCCGCGCTCTGGCTTGTCGTGCTCTAGCTGGTCTTGCACGCAGTGAAAAAGTCAGACAGATTATCGGGAAGCTTTCGATGTTCACCGGAGGCCAGCTTCAGTCTCTAATGACCAACCCGATCCACAACGAGAAGCGTCAGGAGCACGTGATGTTCCAGAAGTACGCTTTGGAATTAATCGAGAGAGTCTCTGGAAAAGCTAAGCCTACCAATGCCGAGTACGAGTTGTCCTTAGCGAGTCTCCATCGGGCTAATGTCATCGCTCAGACTAAAATTCAGTACGACAAGCAGCAACTTAACCAATTAATCTACCAGCATTTTGTGTCTGAGGGATTGTACCACGTAGCTGCGGAGCTCCAGCGGTCAGTTGGACTGGACACAGCGGTAATGAAGCCTATGATTTCGTACCAGCCGTTTACTTACAGCACCCCTGCTCCGACAGTAGCTGCCCGTCCAGGATACTCTCCGGGGTATATTTATAACACAAATCCTCGGAACCAACGGGACGGCTTTAATCGGTCTACTGCTCAAACTCCGCCGTCGACTCGGTATATCTCCCACACTTCTAGTACACCAATAACTCCTGGAGTTAGGATTAAATTAGCGGACAGTCTGAACCAGTCTAATTCCAACAACCAGCCGATAAAGCTCCAGATAAACCAGAAGAAGCACCAGCAAGACAAGGTTAATTCAATGAACCAATCTTTGTCCACTCCCTTCAACAGATCTTTACAAAAGCAAATTTCTCGCGACCCTGGAGCGGTTGCAGGAGCTGAGCTACCTCTTGCGTCTCATACAACTCCTTTAATTACTCTAGACTCAATTGTTACGGAGTACCTGACTAACCAACACGCGCTCTGTAAAAATCCAATGGTGACTTGTCCTAAGTTCAATCTCTTCGAGCCGCACAAGTGTCCTGACCCGCGACCTAAGAGCTCCGCGGCGGCTAATATTACTGTGAGGTCCACCAGGAGGCAAGTTGGGATCAATGACAAGCGGCTTGATAGAAGATATATTTACAGTCGATTTTGTCCGATAAAAACTTTCAGACCCACTGATGTTGAGGGCGCTTTTATGTGCTGTACCTTTTCTGCGGACCAGCAGTCGCTGATGGTCGGGACTTATTCCGGAGATGTTAAGATGTTTAATATTCACACGGGGATTGAAGAAGCTTCTTATCAGTGCCACGAGTCGTATCTCAGCCACATGGAGTGCAATAAAAGGGGAGATTTGCTGTTGACTTCAACTGCTTGGAGACGACCCTTGTCTGGGCTCTGGAGCATCGGGACTTTCTTTGATCTCAAGCTTACTATGGAAGCTGAGGATTATGTGGAGTTTAGCAAGCATCAGGATAAAATTATTGGGACTCAGGGCGATACTGCGACGATTTATGATATCGCGACCGGGAAATTGGTCAGTACTTTGACCCCGTCGATTGCGTCTAATGGGTACTTTAGGAACCGCGCGACTTTTAGTGTTAATGATGAGCTTGTTTTGAGTGATGGAATACTCTGGGATGTTAATTCAGGAAAAGAAATTCATaagtttgataaattaaacGCTTCTataaatggattttttcaTCCTAGTGGGACGGAAATTATTTCTCACACTGAAGTCTGGGATTTAAGGACATTCCATTTGCTCAATACTGTCCCGGCGTTGGAAAATCATGAAGTTGTTTTCTCCCCGGTTAATCATATACTTTATGGAGTGTTTGTGGAGCAGGATAATGATAATGAGCCGACTTGCTCGACGGCTTTTCAAACTCTTGATGCGTTAGATTACTCGTCTATTGCGACCTGTGATGTTAAAAAGGGAATTTATAGCTTGGCGTGCAATAAATATGACACGCAGATTGCTATTGTGGAGAATGTTGGCGAGGAGTATATTAATGTACAGGAATCGTCGGTTAGGTTGTATGATGTTGGGAGGAGGAGGGATGATGAAGATGAAGCTGATGaggatgatgatgaagatgatCTTGATGCtagtgatgatgatgatggctCTAATTCGGAttctgatgatgatgatgacaataatggcgatg ttgaTATTTTGTTTCTGGACTCTAGATCTCGATAA